The sequence below is a genomic window from Cicer arietinum cultivar CDC Frontier isolate Library 1 chromosome 6, Cicar.CDCFrontier_v2.0, whole genome shotgun sequence.
AATATGTTCGTTGTATAGGACTTGGAATAACACCGTCACAAATTACTACATCTACTTCTCACTCTGTAAGATCAATGTCTTCCTCTGAAGCTAATGAAAAGATGGAGAAAATTCAAGCTGAAATTGATAGGCTTAAGAAAAGGGATTCTTAAGTTGATATGTTGAAGGAGCAAATTGCTTTCTTGTTGCAAATGCAAAATTCTAGAGACAAACAggtaaaattgttttcatagcaaacctatttaaaaaatcttgtgagaactgtttgtctttgattaaaaatatcaattgtgtaaagatttcttatagctataagagaaatttagttaattagttttgacaatatttatcaatattcattgaggttaatatatactttttttttcttcaggcaATGGAAATAGAATCGCCAATAGATGGTATATGTTCATCTTAGTCCAGCCACCAACCTGATGATCGTGTAACAACATCATTAGGGACTAATTAGATATTTGAATGAACTTctaagtttgatggagttgttttatatttttagctactccactaatgttttgaatatttaaactactttatttattgttttagttaacttcaatgtatgaattggtattatttcttttgaaaaaattatataaattggatttaggtacaatagttattaattatgtatttaaattatgtggatggtatttatgaatattttttattttaattgattaaaaataggaaaaattgtatcatatatattttttttacattattaggtttgcgacggttcaaactgcctcaaaataaatatagcgACGGTTGATAACTGTCGTAACTGTTTAGAAATAAATAAGTTTGACTGTGTTTTAGCGACGGTTGTAACTGTCGCAAACTGTATTTAGAGGCGGTTAGGAACCGTCGCAAACTTTGCAGACAGTTGGAATGACGGTTTTGTGAACCGTCGCAAACTGGCCTCGCGACGCACGAATCTGCGACAGTTGCAGAACCGTCGCAAACATCAAACTGCAGTGGTTACAACCGCCGCAAACCCCCTTTTTAACCGCCACAAAacgttttgtttttttcttgtagtgattaaTGTTTTACCATAATATACATAAATCTAATTTGACAAATATCTTTAGTTTTAtagtaaataatataattagtaatttgGATTATTTTTTTGTCGATTTTTGCAATAGAAATACAATTttcaatcattattattttgttgagaTAGATCATCAACTAACACTGAACATGTTATAGAAAGAATATATTATAGAAAATGTAGTCGAACCATTAAAAGTTAAAGTATGTTGTTAACTTTATTTCTCACATTTTGTTATCTTATCAAACAATCAAAATACAATTGAAATTACATCATAAGATCATATTAATTAACATGCAGATTATGTTACAGGGCTTTGGTGCAGATTATCACCCTTGATGCGAAAAAATACAAGAAATGAAGTTGTCTTTCAACATTACAAAAGTCATTGATGATACATAACTAATTTAACATCAAAATCCAACCTACAATGATTGATAATGTATGGATAACATTTCTACGGTAGATTTCTTTACATGTAAaacatattttagtaaaatatgatttattattatatgtctTAATCAATGACATTCAAATGCTATTATTAAGATGGTTTCATTGTAACTTGTATGTCTATTGTCTTGAAAAATTGCTTTCTACAAATCAATATTATTTGGATACTCCATAACAACCACAATACTATCACCGATAAAtcgaaattttaattttcacaaCCACAACcatatcataaattattttgttgttatgttaataactttaaatatagataatatattaatttggtAATTCTCGAATACGATAATtaacttcatttattttgttctatttattataaaaatacttaattaaataaaaatatataaacgaCGCACCAATCCGTGCGATATTACatattttactagttttaatataaaagataagTTTCCTTTGAGATAACAGTTTTTTTTATGCAAAAAGagacaaaataaaaagataatttattaatatataaaaattgaagaaaaaaattagtcaTGTATTATTGTTCAATACTGGGAGCCGTAATGAAAAGAGAACCAAAGAGGAAGTAATTGAGCAGTAAGAGAAGAAGCGGCTAAGCAGAGTAAGAAGAAGAAATGATAATGAGTTGTGTTGGTTTCGCACCaactctatcatcatcatcgttTTGTTCTGAGGCTAAGTTGCGGCAACACCAACACCAACTTCAACCATCTTCGCTTTCCTTTTCATCTTCATTTCCCTCTCTTCCCATCTCAACAACCACTCTCTCCCCCTCAACAACAAACCCCCCCAATCCCAACGTACGTAGGCACTTTCCCTTTCTTTCTctttacttattattattattattgttgttgttgttgcgtTTGCTTCtccaattcaatttttatttatggaaTTATTGGTCTTCTCTTCAACAGTTATAAATAGCacaatttatcttcttttttcttttttttttacttctcacattgttagggtttattatttttgaaaattaaaatagattctAGATTTACCTTTGTGGTCATACTGTATTAGATGATTCAGTGAATGTATTCGGTTACACGTTTGAAAAGTAAGGAATTGCATCATGAGAGAAATTGATGGAaggaattttgatttatttttattgagatAGTTCTTTACATTCATTGTTTGATATATATGTAGGAAAAAAGAAGTCAATTATGCAATATTTTCAgcatactttattttatttgttgaaattcaCATGCATCCTAACTCATTCAAGATAGCGGAATCTATTTGAATTTCAAGTAATAGAAGAAAATTGGGGTGCTCCTTGTATGTAGgataactaactaattaacttGTTTCTCTCATAAAGATTAATAGATGCTAGAGTGATAACATGTTTATacctaataataataacagcTGATATATATACTCAGCAAATGATAAGAATGGGAGGGGAAAGCGGGAATGATCATATGCGAACTAACTAACTTGGATAGGAAGTTTGTTAGGAGAGTTTCTCTTTggcagtgttgtcaaatagccgcTATAGCAGCGCCATAGCGCTATAACATattggaatttgaacaaattgatGTTGCTTTGCGATACGCTATTTAGTACAAACCGCTATTGCGCTCTAGcgcggaatttgaacaaaccgctATTTTCAGGATGTGCAATTGACAACACTGCTCCCTGGTAGGAATCTTGTTCATTTCTGTTTCATCATTGTAGGATACTGGATTTGGGTTGGAGCCCAATTGATGTATTGAATATGGGTAATTGGGTAGTAGTGATGTGGCAGTAGATTTGTCATTGTATAGGAGGTGGAAGGTTATAAGAGGGGGAGGAGAGAGGAGTAAGGATAGAGAGGTGTTAGGAAGTTTGTTAGGTGAGTTTCTCTCTGGTAGGAATGATTAAATATGGATATTTTGGATGTTGACACTTGAcatgaattataaatattgtggCCCAATTTGGATAAGCTTAAAGGAGTTCTTCAACTGAAATGagtatttattgtttaattcTTGGAAAAACATTTGAAGTTTTAATGAAGATAAAGTGCTTTTGAAAAAAAGCTGATTTCAACTTATGTCAATGAGGgagatatttatttgaatactcATATGATTATTGCAAgatcaaatattcaattatttctTGTCTATTATCACTTCTGTAAAAGTTTATTTAAACTATCTCTTTGTAGAAAACTGTTCCATTACTAAATAATGCTTGCTTCTCTTGTGCTGACTTGAATGAAGAAAGTAATTCAGTTTAACATCTGTAGGGTTCTTTCATTCGAGCTGCCTGGACCCGAAGATCTCGAGGTGAAGCTGAAAAGAGACCCAGCAGGAAATCATGGAAGCGGAGAACTGATATGTACATGAGACCATTTTTATTAGatgttttcttttcaaaaagATTTGTTCACGCAAAAGTGACACACCGAGGAACAAGCAAAGTGATATGTGTTGCTACCACAAACGCCAAGGATCTTCGAAACTCTCTTCCTTCCTTGACTGATCCTGAAGCTTGTAGAGTAGTTGGAAGGCTTATTGCAGAGCGATCAAAG
It includes:
- the LOC101497440 gene encoding uncharacterized protein; this encodes MIMSCVGFAPTLSSSSFCSEAKLRQHQHQLQPSSLSFSSSFPSLPISTTTLSPSTTNPPNPNGSFIRAAWTRRSRGEAEKRPSRKSWKRRTDMYMRPFLLDVFFSKRFVHAKVTHRGTSKVICVATTNAKDLRNSLPSLTDPEACRVVGRLIAERSKEADIYAMAYEPRKNERIEGRLGIILDTVKENGIVFV